The Fimbriimonadia bacterium region GTTGGAGCAGATGCAACGCGTCACTCTCACCTCACGCGCCGTGTACACCGCCGAGATGGCCGTTTTCCTCGCGGCGCTTTGCGAGTTCTGCGACGCCGAGATGGCCTTGCCAATGAACTCCGGCACCGAAGCCGTGGAGACCGCCATCAAGCTGGCTCGCAAGTGGGCGCACACGGTGAAGGGTGTACCACGTGGCAAGGCGGAGATCATCGCTGCCGAAGGCAACTTCCACGGGCGGAGCATCGCAATCGTCAGCTTCTCGACGGAGGACCAGTACCACGAGGGCTTCGAGCCGCTTACGCCGGGCTTCTCCATAGTGCCGTTCGGGGATGCTCCGGCCATTGAGCGAGCCATTACGCCAAACACCGCCGCCGTGCTTCTGGAGCCCATTCAAGCCGAAGGCGGCATCATCGTGCCGCCGCCAGGCTACCTCGCAGAAGTGAGACGCATCTGCACCGAGCGCAACGTGCTGCTCATCTGGGACGAGGTGCAGACCGGTTTCAGTCGCACAGGCCGGCGCTTCGCGTGGCAGTGGGAGGATGCCAAGCCCGACATGATGGCGCTCGGCAAGGCGCTGGGAGGTGGCCTTTACCCCGTCTCGGCGGTGGTAGGCCGGCGCGACGTGCTCGGCGTCTTCCAGCCAGGCGATCATGGCAGCACGTTCGGGGGCAACCCGCTCGCCTGCGCGGTGGGTCTCGCCGCGCTCATGGAGATGCTGCGGCACCGCCTCGATGAACGGGCGGAGGAACTGGGAGCCGTGTTGCGAGAGGGTCTGCAGCCGCTAGTCGGCGATCAGGTGAAGGAGGTCCGGGGCAAGGGGTTACTGGTCGGCGTGGAGTTCCACGCCTCGGCGGGCACGGCGCGTGACCGGATTCCGAAGCTCCTCGACCGGGGAATTCTGACAAAGGATACGCATCAGCAGACGCTCCGCTTCGCGCCGCCGCTCACCATCAGTCGCGAGCAATTGGACGACGCGATCCGGCGCATCCGGGAAGCTCTTGCCTAGACGGGCGGCGTTCTGCAACAGAATCGCCTGCGTAGTGCCCTACGGGCCACAACGGTTATAGGGTTTCACGAGCTGCCAGTGTCGGCCAGGGTGGTGCGGGCGGCCTTCGGCCGCCCGCACTCGTCATTCAAGCCAACCCGCTACCATGGATCGCCAGGTATTCCGAAGTTGACCAGCACGATGTTAAGATCGGCGAGGTCCACCAGGCCGCTGCCGTCGAGATCGGCGTCGTTCGGTGCGGGGTTCCCGAACTCGACGAGCACCTTATTCAGGTCGATCAGGTTCACGTGGTTGTCTTGCACCGCATCCCCGTTGATCAGTTGGAAGCTCATCGGCGTGGTCGTTCCCGCTTGCAGCGCATACACGCCGGGCAACGTCTGGCGAAGCCAGTGGGTGTGTTTGAGCGAGGCGATGAACAACCCGCTCAGCCGCGTGACTGCCACGAAGTGGCCGTTCGAATCCGGCCGAATGGGGATGACGAACTCGCGCGCTGGCGGCATCGAATCCTTAAGATGCAGCTCGAGCGGCTCGAACTGGGGGTCTGCCCGATAGTGCCCGAGGTGGATGTCGCCTTCGATCTGGCTGAACTGCAACCACGCACCGATCACGTCAGGCAAGATGCCCATCGCAGGATAGCTGCGGGTCCAGACAACCACGCCCTCCGACACGTCTGGCTCGGTATCGGCACCGATCGAGCCGCCAGCCTGGCTAATCAAGAACTCCTCCTCCGTAGAGAGGTCGTAGCCCATGATGACGGGAGCACCGTAGCGATAGTCCTCCCAAACGACGATGTTGCCCCAGATTGCGGGGTTCCTCTGATCGCCGGGGGCAATGCAGATCGGTTTGGGGGGTATATCCGGATCATCGATTCGGCGTGCGTAGATGTCCGTGTCCCAGCCGACCAGCGAGACAAACTCGTAAACGACCCAGTTACCGCTTATTGCCGGCGCGGCTTCCTCATCGAGGGTTCTCGTCAAGTTGGTCTCCGCGCTCAGCACTCGCAGGTCCTTGAAGAAGAGGTCCCACGCTCCGTCTGGTTGTGGCCGGTTATCCGACCAAACCACTTTGTATCCGAACACGTCGGGACTACGCTGAACGTCGGGCTCCATGCACACGGGATACGTCTGCATGGAGTCGAGGTCGCAAGCCCACACGTCTGGACCGAACCCGGCTAGCGAATCGAGCTCGTAGACCACGTTGGGCCCGAAGCAGCGAGGCCGCTTCTCGGGGTCAGGGGAAGCAGCCACGGGGAACTCCGGACTGCCCGGTGGCCATACGAGGCCCCAGATGTCGGGACCCGTGGCCCAACGGTAATCCTCCCAAACGCACAGAGGCGCTCCGCGCCACATTCCGATCTGCGGCCGGAGCTGATCGCGCAGGGCTTGACACACCGGAAACGGCCACGGGTTTCGCAGGTCGGTGCCCCAGATATCGAACCCGGGGTCGGTACCGGACCGGTCGTCGGCCCAAACCACCATGCCGTAGGAGACGGATGGCTGCCATTCCGTCTGGGGGCCGACGGAGATAGGAAACTCGACGACCTGCTGTGCTGCCGCCGCGCCCGCGCAGCTCAGCGCCAGCAGGACAAACAGTATTCGATCGAACATTCCAAGCCTCCTCTTTGGGTTAGCTCGATGACCGATCGGAAGAGCCGCCGTGAGGGCGACACAGACCGCCCCACACCCATGATATTATACAGCAGGAATCGGCGAGTGGCCAGATTTGCAGGGTGCGGGATCCGCGGGGGAGCAACGGATGAAACCAAACCGCGACCCCGTGGGGGGTCGAGGGGGAAATCGGCCTGGGGTGAGCGTCCCGCTCCGCGGCCTGCAGAGCGTGGCCTTATGACGCCCTCCCCATCCGGGTTTTCTCAGCAGTAGCATTCTATCAAAGTCCGACGCAATATGCAACCCGGCAGTCGTCCTAGGTGTGAAGTTCGAGCAGATTTCGGCTAATCTTTTTGACCGCCGTCGTCTTTCGGGGCTGTCTCGCGAAGCGCGAGGCCCAGCTCTTCCCACTGCTCGTCCTGGATGGGCGCAGGTGAGTCCATCAGCGGATCGTAGCCGGCAGCGATCTTGGGGAAGGCGATCACCTCGCGGATGTTCTCGTCGCCCATCAGGAACATCACCAGCCGGTCAATCCCCGGTGCGATTCCGCCGTGAGGCGGCGCGCCATACTCGAAGGCCTCCAACATATGCCCGAAGCGGTCCACCTGGGTGTGGGCGTCTATGCCGAGCAGGTCGAACACTTTCGCCTGGATGTCGCGGCGGTGAATACGGATGGACCCGCTAGCCCATTCCACGCCGTTGCACACCACGTCGTAGCACTGCGCGCGAATGCGCCCCGGGTCCGAGTCGAAGAGGGGTAAGTCCTCTTCGTGCGGCATGGTGAAGGGGTGATGCGAGGAATCCCACCGCTGCTCTTCTTCGTTCCATAGCACCAGCGGAAAGTCGGTAATAAAGCAGAAGTACAGCTTCGAAGGGTCGCGCAGGTCACACCGCGAGCCGATCTCCACCCTCAGGCGAGCCAGGGCCTCGTCTGCCACCGCCTTCGCGTCAGCTACGATGCACACCAGGTCTCCATTCTCGGCCTCACACCGCCGGGCGATCTCGGCGATGCGCTCCTCGCTCAGATGCTTGGCGGCGGCCCCTTTCGCGCCCTCGTCGGTGAGTGCTAAGTACGCCATGCCCTTCGCGCCGAAGGACTTGGCGAACTCCACTAGCTCCTCGATCTCCCGACGGCTGAGCGAGGCACCGCCGGGGTATCGCACCGCTCGGACCACGCCCCCCGAGTCCAACACGCTGCGGAACACCGCGAACTCCGAGTCCGCCACCAGGTCGTTCAGCGTCTTCAGTTCGAGGCCGAACCGCAGATCGGGCTTGTCGGTGCCGAAGCGTTCCATCGCCTCGTCGTAGGTGAGGCGCGGCCACGGAGAAAGCATCTCTTTGTTCGAGAGCTGTCGCACCACCGAAGACGTCAACTCCTCGGTGAGCGAAAGGATGTCTTCTTGCTCGACGAAGGACATCTCGAGGTCGAGCTGAGTGAACTCGGGCTGCCTGTCCGCGCGTTGCGCCTCGTCGCGGAAGCAACGGGCGATTTGGAAGTAGCGCTCCACACCACCCACCATAAGAAGCTGCTTGTACTGCTGTGGCGACTGCGGCAGCGCGTAGAACTTCCCGGGTGCCAACCGATAGGGCACCACGTAGTCGCGGGCGCCTTCGGGCGTGGCTTTGGTCATGATCGGCGTCTCGACTTCCAGAAAGCCGCGCTCATGGAGAAAATCGCGGATCAGCTTGACCACTTTGTGCCGTACTTCCAGTCGCTCGTACATGCTGGGGCGGCGCAAGTCTATGTAGCGGTGCTTGATGCGCAGCTCTTCGTTCACGGACTGCATCTGACGCTCGTCCGACACGGGGAAGGGTAGCACCTTGCACGTGTTGAGCACCTCGATCTCGCGGGCCTCCAACTCGATGTCGCCGGTAGGCATCGCCGGGTTCTCCGCGCCGGGCTGACGGAGATGAACGGGGCCGGTGACGGACAGTACGTAT contains the following coding sequences:
- the rocD gene encoding ornithine--oxo-acid transaminase encodes the protein MLDRLLKDGIPATVEALSHEETLALTDEVCAHNYHPIPVVITRGEGAEVWDKEGNRYYDMVGCYSALAHGHRNYAVMKAALEQMQRVTLTSRAVYTAEMAVFLAALCEFCDAEMALPMNSGTEAVETAIKLARKWAHTVKGVPRGKAEIIAAEGNFHGRSIAIVSFSTEDQYHEGFEPLTPGFSIVPFGDAPAIERAITPNTAAVLLEPIQAEGGIIVPPPGYLAEVRRICTERNVLLIWDEVQTGFSRTGRRFAWQWEDAKPDMMALGKALGGGLYPVSAVVGRRDVLGVFQPGDHGSTFGGNPLACAVGLAALMEMLRHRLDERAEELGAVLREGLQPLVGDQVKEVRGKGLLVGVEFHASAGTARDRIPKLLDRGILTKDTHQQTLRFAPPLTISREQLDDAIRRIREALA
- the aspS gene encoding aspartate--tRNA ligase — translated: MARWKKRTHGCGELRKEHVGRDVTLNGWVHRIRDHGDLVFINLRDRTGITQIVVRADDVERLGLRDVKSEYVLSVTGPVHLRQPGAENPAMPTGDIELEAREIEVLNTCKVLPFPVSDERQMQSVNEELRIKHRYIDLRRPSMYERLEVRHKVVKLIRDFLHERGFLEVETPIMTKATPEGARDYVVPYRLAPGKFYALPQSPQQYKQLLMVGGVERYFQIARCFRDEAQRADRQPEFTQLDLEMSFVEQEDILSLTEELTSSVVRQLSNKEMLSPWPRLTYDEAMERFGTDKPDLRFGLELKTLNDLVADSEFAVFRSVLDSGGVVRAVRYPGGASLSRREIEELVEFAKSFGAKGMAYLALTDEGAKGAAAKHLSEERIAEIARRCEAENGDLVCIVADAKAVADEALARLRVEIGSRCDLRDPSKLYFCFITDFPLVLWNEEEQRWDSSHHPFTMPHEEDLPLFDSDPGRIRAQCYDVVCNGVEWASGSIRIHRRDIQAKVFDLLGIDAHTQVDRFGHMLEAFEYGAPPHGGIAPGIDRLVMFLMGDENIREVIAFPKIAAGYDPLMDSPAPIQDEQWEELGLALRETAPKDDGGQKD